One window from the genome of Oryza glaberrima chromosome 3, OglaRS2, whole genome shotgun sequence encodes:
- the LOC127768287 gene encoding probable glycosyltransferase 4: protein MSKLQDRHGGEAAADVGRRARHQRLLLSFPVFPIVLLLLAPCTIFFFTSGDVPLPRIRIEYARRDAPTITAVAADTSPPPPSPPSSSPPPLSFPPPPPPPSSPPPPALPVVDDHSDTQRSLRRLRQLTDSPYTLGPAVTGYDARRAEWLRDHTEFPASVGRGRPRVLMVTGSAPRRCKDPEGDHLLLRALKNKVDYCRVHGFDIFYSNTVLDAEMSGFWTKLPLLRALMLAHPETELLWWVDSDVVFTDMLFEPPWGRYRRHNLVIHGWDGAVYGAKTWLGLNAGSFIIRNCQWSLDLLDAWAPMGPPGPVRDMYGKIFAETLTNRPPYEADDQSALVFLLVTQRHRWGAKVFLENSYNLHGFWADIVDRYEEMRRQWRRPGLGDDRWPLITHFVGCKPCGGDDASYDGERCRRGMDRAFNFADDQILELYGFAHESLDTMAVRRVRNDTGRPLDADNQELGRLLHPTFKARKKKTSRAARPM, encoded by the coding sequence ATGTCGAAGTTGCAGGACCGCcacggtggcgaggcggcggccgacgtcGGCCGCCGAGCGCGTCACCAGCGGCTGCTGCTCAGCTTCCCGGTGTTCCCGAtcgtgctgctgctcctcgccCCGTgcaccatcttcttcttcacgTCCGGCGACGTGCCGCTCCCCCGCATCCGCATCGAGTACGCTCGCCGTGACGCTCCGACGATCACCGCGGTGGCAGCGGacacgtcgccgccaccaccttcaccaccgtcgtcgtcgccgccaccgttgtcgtttccgcctccaccgcctccgccatcaTCACCACCTCCGCCAGCTCTGCCTGTGGTCGATGATCACAGCGACACGCAACGGTCgctccggcggctgcggcagctGACGGACAGCCCGTACACGCTCGGCCCGGCCGTGACGGGCTACGACGCGCGCAGAGCGGAGTGGCTGCGCGATCACACGGAGTTCCCGGCGTCGGTGGGGCGGGGCCGGCCGCGGGTGCTGATGGTGACCGggtcggcgccgcggcggtgcaAGGACCCCGAGGGCGACCACCTGCTCCTCCGCGCGCTCAAGAACAAGGTGGACTACTGCCGCGTCCACGGCTTCGACATCTTCTACAGCAACACGGTGCTCGACGCCGAGATGTCCGGGTTCTGGACGAAGCTGCCGCTGCTGCGCGCGCTGATGCTGGCGCACCCGGAGACGGAGCTGCTCTGGTGGGTGGACTCCGACGTGGTGTTCACCGACATGCTGTTCGAGCCGCCGTGGGGCAGGTACAGGCGCCACAACCTCGTCATCCACGGATGGGACGGCGCCGTGTACGGCGCCAAGACGTGGCTCGGCCTCAACGCCGGCAGCTTCATCATCCGCAACTGCCAGTGGTCGCTCGACCTGCTCGACGCCTGGGCGCCCATGGGGCCGCCGGGCCCCGTCCGCGACATGTACGGCAAGATCTTCGCCGAGACGCTCACCAACCGGCCGCCGTACGAGGCCGACGACCAGTCGgcgctcgtcttcctcctcgtgaCGCAGCGCCACCGGTGGGGCGCCAAGGTGTTCCTCGAGAACTCGTACAACCTGCACGGCTTCTGGGCGGACATCGTCGACAGGTACGAGGAGAtgcggcggcagtggcgccgCCCGGGGCTCGGCGACGACCGGTGGCCGCTGATCACGCACTTCGTCGGCTGCAAGCCGTGCGGCGGGGACGACGCGAGCTACGACGGGGAGCGCTGCCGGCGAGGCATGGACCGGGCCTTCAACTTCGCCGACGACCAGATACTGGAGCTGTACGGGTTCGCGCACGAGTCGCTCGACACCATGGCCGTGCGCCGCGTCAGGAACGACACCGGCCGGCCGCTGGACGCCGACAACCAGGAGCTCGGCCGCCTACTGCACCCAACATTCAAAGCCCGCAAAAAGAAGACATCCAGAGCAGCCAGGCCCATGTAA
- the LOC127768773 gene encoding probable glycosyltransferase 5: MMEKHGGKVTSDRRAGRRQHGQRCSASDAAPLVVVVILIVGALFLILGPTGSSSFTVPRIRVVFNEPVHVAVAAPPPPPPPAQMQAGANASSEEDSGLPPPRQLTDPPYSLGRTILGYDARRSAWLAAHPEFPASVAPAGRPRVLVVTGSAPARCPDPDGDHLLLRAFKNKVDYCRIHGLDVFYNTAFLDAEMSGFWAKLPLLRMLMVAHPEAELIWWVDSDAVFTDMLFEIPWERYAVHNLVLHGWEAKVFDEKSWIGVNTGSFLIRNCQWSLDLLDAWAPMGPRGPVRDRYGELFAEELSGRPPFEADDQSALIYLLVTQRQRWGDKVFIESSYDLNGFWEGIVDRYEELRRAGRDDGRWPFVTHFVGCKPCRRYADSYPAERCRRGMERAFNFADDQILKLYGFAHESLNTTAVRRVRNETGEPLDAGDEELGRLLHPTFRAARPT; encoded by the coding sequence ATGATGGAGAAGCACGGTGGCAAGGTGACGTCTGACCGGCGAGCCGGCCGCCGGCAGCACGGCCAACGCTGTTCGGCGAGCGACGCCGcccctctcgtcgtcgtcgtgatcCTCATCGTCGGCGCGCTGTTCCTCATCCTCGGCCCGACCGGCTCCTCCAGCTTCACCGTGCCGCGGATCCGCGTCGTGTTCAACGAACCCGTCCACGTCGCGGTGgcggctccgcctccgcctccgccgccggcgcagatGCAAGCCGGCGCCAACGCGAGCAGCGAGGAGGATAgtggcctcccgccgccgcggcagctgACGGACCCGCCCTACTCGCTGGGGCGCACCATCCTGGGCTACGACGCGCGGCGTTCGGCGTGGCTGGCGGCGCACCCGGAGTTCCCGGCGAGCGTGGCGCCCGCGGGGCGGCCGCGCGTGCTGGTGGTGAccgggtcggcgccggcgcggtgccCCGACCCGGACGGCGACCACCTGCTTCTGCGCGCGTTCAAGAACAAGGTGGACTACTGCCGCATTCATGGCCTCGACGTGTTCTACAACACGGCGTTCCTGGACGCGGAGATGTCGGGGTTCTGGGCGAAGCTGCCGCTGCTGCGGATGCTGATGGTGGCGCACCCGGAGGCGGAGCTGATCTGGTGGGTGGACTCCGACGCGGTGTTCACCGACATGCTGTTCGAGATCCCATGGGAGCGGTACGCGGTGCACAACCTCGTGCTCCATGGCTGGGAGgccaaggtgttcgacgagaAGAGCTGGATCGGCGTCAACACCGGCAGCTTCCTCATCCGCAACTGCCAGTGGTCGCTCGACCTGCTCGACGCGTGGGCGCCCATGGGGCCGCGCGGGCCGGTGCGAGACAGGTACGGCGAGCTCTTCGCCGAGGAGctctccggccggccgccgttCGAGGCCGACGACCAGTCGGCGCTCATCTACCTTCTGGTCACGCAACGGCAGAGGTGGGGGGACAAGGTGTTCATCGAGAGCTCCTACGACCTCAACGGGTTCTGGGAGGGCATCGTGGACAGGTACGAGGAGCTGCGGCGGGCGGGGCGCGACGACGGCCGGTGGCCGTTCGTCACGCACTTCGTCGGGTGCAAGCCGTGCCGGAGGTACGCCGACAGCTACCCGGCGGAGCGGTGCCGGCGCGGCATGGAGCGCGCGTTCAACTTCGCGGACGACCAAATACTGAAGCTGTACGGGTTCGCGCACGAGTCGCTGAATACCACGGCCGTGCGGCGCGTCAGGAACGAGACCGGCGAGCCGCtagacgccggcgacgaggagctcgGCCGGTTGCTGCACCCCACGTTCAGAGCCGCAAGGCCCACGTAG